A single region of the Chitinophaga niabensis genome encodes:
- a CDS encoding RagB/SusD family nutrient uptake outer membrane protein gives MKRSNIYTIIATLAFIMLSNSACDKLLEEKPKATIALGALDPILLEQTIIGVYEPMTRSRGRLWESTVGLGFELMAEYADGGSVQLNWSNYNNVMNAPNSMAQPWTTLYEAIGRANLLIVNLDANTTLSDALKKSAYGEAYFVRAVCYYFAVRVWGKVPLRLKPILNSNDVALALSETNAIYDQIITDLKFAETALPATVVESKAGRATSGAAKAALADVYLTQGDYQKARDKAKEIIDNKATYGYDIEPSLNTVYSPTLATNKEDIFSLKFSQVQERGNFMASYWADSRAKAAGFSVSGNKFGGIMSQAPLIRDWDNNDLRKKLSVYNSYIINGVVTAAEAEPGIYDMRMGKYRDPNAPIDTGNGNDLYFWRYADVLLIYAEAENKLNGPTNAYAAINTLRRRAFGVSMTVPSAVADLPAGLTQTAFDDMVFRERGYEFIGEFKRWFDLVRTGRAAAVIGAARAVIPTPARKPIPTKFLFALPDVELQNNPLAK, from the coding sequence ATGAAACGATCTAATATTTATACCATCATTGCTACGCTTGCATTTATTATGCTCAGCAATTCTGCCTGCGATAAGCTGTTGGAAGAAAAACCAAAGGCCACCATCGCACTCGGCGCCCTGGACCCCATTCTCCTGGAACAAACAATAATAGGTGTATATGAACCCATGACCAGAAGTCGTGGCCGCCTGTGGGAATCCACAGTGGGGCTGGGCTTTGAGCTCATGGCAGAATATGCAGACGGGGGTTCTGTTCAGCTGAACTGGAGCAATTATAATAACGTAATGAATGCACCAAACAGCATGGCCCAACCGTGGACCACTTTATATGAAGCGATAGGAAGGGCCAATCTCCTGATCGTAAACCTGGACGCTAATACCACATTATCAGACGCGCTGAAAAAATCAGCATATGGAGAAGCCTATTTCGTAAGAGCGGTATGTTACTATTTTGCAGTGAGGGTATGGGGGAAAGTACCTTTACGCTTAAAGCCCATCCTTAACTCTAATGATGTAGCGCTGGCTTTGTCAGAAACCAATGCTATCTATGACCAGATCATTACGGACCTGAAGTTTGCAGAAACCGCATTACCGGCCACAGTGGTGGAATCCAAAGCCGGCAGGGCAACATCAGGAGCAGCAAAAGCAGCGCTGGCAGATGTTTATCTTACACAGGGCGATTATCAGAAAGCTCGTGATAAAGCAAAAGAGATAATAGATAACAAAGCCACTTACGGGTATGATATAGAACCATCATTAAACACCGTGTATTCTCCCACGCTTGCCACAAATAAAGAAGATATCTTTTCCCTGAAGTTTTCGCAGGTACAGGAAAGAGGAAATTTTATGGCTTCTTATTGGGCAGACTCCAGGGCAAAGGCCGCAGGCTTTTCCGTGAGCGGAAATAAATTCGGCGGCATTATGTCCCAGGCCCCATTGATCCGCGATTGGGATAACAACGACCTTCGTAAGAAACTAAGTGTATATAATAGTTACATCATTAACGGTGTAGTAACAGCAGCAGAAGCAGAACCGGGGATCTATGATATGCGGATGGGCAAATACAGAGACCCCAACGCCCCTATCGATACCGGCAATGGAAACGATCTTTATTTCTGGCGTTATGCAGACGTATTGCTGATCTACGCAGAAGCAGAGAATAAGCTCAACGGCCCCACGAATGCTTATGCTGCCATTAATACTTTGAGAAGAAGGGCCTTTGGTGTGAGCATGACGGTACCAAGTGCTGTAGCAGATCTGCCTGCCGGCCTTACACAAACCGCCTTTGACGATATGGTGTTCCGCGAAAGAGGATATGAATTTATCGGGGAATTCAAACGTTGGTTCGACCTCGTGCGTACCGGAAGAGCAGCAGCCGTTATCGGGGCAGCAAGAGCTGTGATCCCAACTCCTGCAAGGAAACCCATTCCTACTAAATTCCTGTTTGCTTTACCCGATGTAGAATTACAGAATAATCCACTAGCCAAGTAA
- a CDS encoding DUF6941 family protein produces MDIKVQALLLADHIYRDHNTGKFVIAGTFHQLNVATFPATFGRSVGVFVSLSNVIGKKEITLHFVDAATHEVLLDTRAMEIFGNDPHLPIEFAVEVPPLPLPHAGMYWFQLKTNGIMVGSIQVFVYGPPENRK; encoded by the coding sequence ATGGATATCAAAGTACAGGCATTATTATTGGCAGATCATATTTACCGTGACCATAACACGGGTAAATTTGTGATTGCCGGAACATTCCATCAATTGAATGTGGCTACGTTCCCTGCTACTTTCGGACGTTCTGTGGGCGTTTTTGTTTCGCTGTCCAATGTGATCGGGAAGAAGGAGATCACGCTTCATTTTGTGGATGCTGCCACGCATGAGGTATTACTGGATACAAGGGCAATGGAGATCTTTGGCAACGATCCGCATCTGCCAATAGAGTTTGCGGTGGAAGTTCCGCCGCTTCCTTTACCCCATGCCGGCATGTATTGGTTTCAATTAAAAACGAATGGCATCATGGTGGGGTCTATACAAGTGTTTGTATATGGCCCTCCGGAAAACAGAAAATAA
- a CDS encoding ATP-binding response regulator: MLLPPIHVNFVILAIIVLEIAIFFNQFLFFLARKHEKNRKYHMILTVLLILYNIGENLFVLPDPLFPVPIMVQNIVSESTGYFVTMYIPFYCYKTLELKGLRFHGRYGFLFLLIPVGFLYLIYYPLTNDFDFVLNYAYYLPACYAVTALVAAYRAIRSKYKEDGDNKSYRQRLWIFWVVVVWCASPAIDLISTAEKWLLGALFNNLNFILLSSFFMVKSVRKFMEERDQLREAKDTLTQKVKEKTYQLERSNEQRTNALVNLVHETKTPLTLIKNYLEEYINKYGYKEELGIVKNNIDKLNKDISNLFDLERYNKGFEIYNHNQVANFSRILKDDLVLFKNYCRNKNITLRESITENIFIKADPGAINGIVVNLTENAIKYTNEGGQINIELTTEGNKIIFIVSDNGIGITRELHERIFEPYYQINSEKGGFQGMGLGLPIVKKTVNDLLGDIVIESNPENGPGTKIRVILLKYEQQEKEEISQAYNVNNYAGLEISKLSIADSIYDEKKQTVMIVEDNTTMVSYLFKKLSPKYNITVAFNGTEALLKMREYPVLPDLIISDVMMDKLDGFKLAKILTEDPEYKHIPFIFLSAKHTPQDRAQGLKLGAIDFIQKPFSSDELILKVSSVLENTAKQKHAFYDNAIKALKTGGHLDFKQKDPTSKFEQNCKAYQLTPREIDITKLISEGYSYKQIGDTLFIAERTVKKHVQNIFEKVAITNKVQLINKLES, from the coding sequence ATGCTCCTTCCCCCCATTCATGTGAATTTTGTGATCCTCGCGATCATTGTGCTTGAAATTGCTATCTTCTTTAATCAATTCCTGTTCTTCCTCGCGCGCAAACACGAGAAGAACAGGAAGTATCATATGATACTCACTGTTCTGCTGATCCTTTATAACATAGGAGAAAACCTGTTTGTACTGCCGGACCCTTTATTCCCTGTTCCTATTATGGTGCAGAATATCGTTAGTGAAAGCACGGGATATTTTGTAACCATGTACATCCCTTTCTATTGTTACAAAACACTGGAATTAAAAGGACTACGTTTTCATGGGAGATATGGGTTCCTGTTCCTCCTCATACCTGTTGGGTTTTTATACCTGATCTATTACCCCCTTACCAACGATTTCGATTTCGTACTCAACTACGCGTATTATCTACCCGCCTGTTATGCAGTAACAGCATTAGTTGCAGCTTACCGCGCTATCCGTTCAAAGTATAAGGAAGATGGCGATAACAAAAGCTATCGTCAGCGATTGTGGATCTTTTGGGTGGTAGTGGTTTGGTGTGCTTCGCCAGCGATCGACCTTATATCCACTGCCGAAAAATGGTTACTGGGGGCACTTTTCAACAACCTCAATTTCATCCTGCTCAGTTCCTTCTTTATGGTCAAATCCGTGAGAAAGTTCATGGAAGAACGGGACCAGTTGCGGGAAGCAAAAGATACTTTAACACAGAAAGTAAAAGAAAAGACCTACCAGCTGGAAAGGTCCAATGAGCAAAGGACCAACGCCCTGGTAAATCTCGTTCACGAAACAAAAACACCACTGACCTTAATAAAGAACTACCTGGAAGAGTACATTAATAAGTATGGATATAAAGAAGAACTGGGTATTGTAAAGAACAATATTGATAAACTGAATAAAGACATCAGCAACCTCTTTGACCTGGAAAGATATAACAAGGGCTTTGAGATCTACAACCACAACCAGGTGGCCAATTTCAGCCGCATACTAAAGGACGATCTTGTATTGTTCAAAAACTATTGCCGCAACAAGAACATCACCTTACGCGAAAGCATCACAGAGAATATCTTTATCAAGGCAGATCCCGGGGCCATCAACGGTATTGTTGTTAACCTCACGGAGAATGCCATAAAATATACCAACGAAGGTGGGCAGATCAATATCGAACTAACAACAGAAGGGAATAAGATCATTTTTATTGTAAGTGATAATGGCATTGGCATTACCCGCGAATTACATGAAAGGATCTTTGAACCTTATTACCAGATCAATTCGGAAAAAGGCGGGTTCCAGGGAATGGGGCTGGGTTTACCGATCGTTAAAAAAACAGTCAACGATCTGTTGGGAGACATTGTTATTGAAAGTAACCCGGAAAATGGCCCCGGCACAAAGATCAGGGTCATCCTGCTAAAATATGAACAGCAGGAAAAAGAAGAGATCAGCCAGGCTTACAATGTGAATAATTACGCCGGCCTGGAAATAAGCAAGCTCAGCATTGCAGACTCCATCTATGATGAGAAAAAACAGACGGTCATGATCGTAGAGGATAATACCACTATGGTCAGTTACCTGTTCAAAAAATTAAGTCCGAAATACAATATAACGGTAGCCTTCAACGGAACGGAGGCCCTGCTAAAAATGAGGGAGTACCCCGTATTGCCCGATCTCATCATTTCAGATGTGATGATGGATAAACTGGATGGATTTAAGCTGGCCAAAATACTTACCGAAGATCCGGAGTATAAACACATCCCTTTCATCTTCCTGTCTGCCAAACATACTCCCCAGGACAGAGCACAGGGCCTGAAGCTCGGTGCCATCGACTTTATACAGAAACCCTTCAGCTCTGATGAATTGATCCTGAAGGTCAGTTCCGTACTGGAAAATACTGCCAAACAAAAACACGCCTTTTATGACAATGCCATAAAAGCCCTCAAGACCGGAGGACATCTTGATTTTAAGCAAAAAGACCCCACAAGCAAGTTTGAGCAAAACTGCAAAGCCTATCAGTTAACCCCCCGCGAAATAGACATCACCAAACTGATCAGCGAAGGTTATTCCTACAAACAAATTGGTGACACCCTCTTTATTGCCGAAAGAACAGTTAAAAAACACGTTCAGAATATCTTTGAAAAAGTAGCCATCACCAACAAGGTACAGTTGATCAATAAGCTCGAATCGTAG
- a CDS encoding sensor histidine kinase, producing MASHDILDEQTSGEIMKSIFRTTLHEIGTPINAVVSASRLLKLELDNGNTEFAHELIQMIFSSSNYLHEIFERVRVAAQQENMQKFQMDEIIFDFRKWMDNLLHSMAAMFMEKEISIVKRVADDFPSTIYADRTYLTQVIYNILANALKYSPKSTGVTIVCYVREKDMACIEITDQGIGIPSSDLPHIFKEYHQIVSGYKTKFGGMGLGLSIAKNLTNIMGGNIEVKSEVGEGSTFTVTLPLKK from the coding sequence ATGGCTTCCCACGATATCCTTGACGAACAAACATCCGGCGAAATAATGAAATCCATTTTTCGCACCACCCTTCACGAGATCGGCACCCCGATCAATGCTGTTGTATCTGCTTCCCGGTTATTAAAACTGGAACTGGACAACGGAAACACAGAATTTGCCCATGAGCTGATCCAGATGATCTTTTCCTCCTCCAACTACCTGCACGAAATATTCGAACGGGTAAGAGTCGCTGCCCAGCAGGAGAACATGCAAAAGTTCCAGATGGATGAGATCATCTTTGATTTCAGGAAGTGGATGGACAACCTGCTGCATTCCATGGCCGCCATGTTCATGGAAAAGGAGATCTCAATCGTGAAGCGCGTGGCAGATGATTTTCCCTCCACCATTTATGCAGACAGAACTTATCTGACCCAGGTTATTTACAACATATTAGCTAACGCATTGAAATACAGCCCTAAATCCACGGGTGTAACCATTGTTTGTTACGTACGGGAAAAGGACATGGCCTGTATAGAAATAACAGATCAGGGGATAGGGATCCCTTCCTCAGACCTGCCCCATATCTTCAAAGAGTACCACCAGATCGTTTCCGGGTATAAAACAAAGTTCGGGGGAATGGGCCTGGGGTTATCGATTGCAAAGAACTTAACAAACATTATGGGAGGAAATATAGAAGTAAAGAGTGAAGTGGGTGAAGGAAGCACCTTCACGGTAACCCTCCCCTTAAAGAAATAA
- a CDS encoding tetratricopeptide repeat protein — MQYHELVFSAAAATRLKKGYGKLLHKLNLGKTLDAAYLAALTLAMREQLYAQKKLTAFWQKAAAAPESTHHLHLVHRDKELLNLPWQMAIDGDKHPSVYISKGFIAEQPSAVYTPQAGPLKILIMISSPEDEQAYKRLSFEKEEEVLLEALRPMYESDQVEVSFTITGSLESLEASLAKEHFHLLYFSGHGGYKHKKGYLLLEEEKTMKGIEVSADLFAAAVCKYPSHIPALVILASCQSAEGDVEEGFPGIADELMAAGVPAVIAMAFSIPDEYVTIFATHLFEAFGQRETLLTAYVKALHGLENAEATYAMEEDYNLAPTQWLVPQLYFKEPVEHIVQWTGRKKKTQKKRLNATGEYRFIGRRRELSRLLPFLYEGKPVLLLGQAGVGKTALAEKAVQRLLAADSKRVQFRFESRDLSAGAIKTHLEAFLSHTGELEYLLGIVRKKFRPLWVIDDMDVMQSAPGGALRDNTWLNWLQQEVIPYDPVLFISRYNVPELANVQVLAVNEASSGDLFTHLMQLEAAAILITQPHADPLVITEIVYNALGGHYMAWACFNRLYRQAPGTLWKIIEKIWSAKDPSNTMHLYNKITEKVQEEMDKEGRSVNLNQPGALLEEADWQTLQLLAHFRTPVPLQALEMQPVTIDWQPVLSKLRGLSLVEEHLQVTQPAYGVTRLVNVWLQQQERGEISFSAKQAGDYYYAREKETEELIDLIEAFWHYLPEQHAERINETGLKLARAYYDKGTYDQALHYALHTLTTCGDSTYPEVLNIIAAVYRRQGALPEAIKFWTAFYDAAINTGNRVQEGLALNNLAALLHELSETEDAKTMMERSLAIARETNDQREVASRLNSLGKIVEGQHDHVRARALYEESLQLWKEMDDVVGEAQTLMNLTDAFAHTGEVEKAQLSLRFCITIFKEAGEIDSEATAYEKLGELLLACGEQEEALDLLHKSLQLYSSLRSRGDQSRVLDLIGQLYTGMSYFDQALAYLTKSLAFARQLQQRYTEIPMLIHLSNLYRVKGEPDKGISYAKEAMIISREEEDKEAEADCLFQLGYLYLEKGDRERSVRYFKQSKKLMETFGTAARQDLLDAIAHHISPPEDFATRLSLLEKQLVDCRKQGKKLYEADILYLMAEIALQAEKGEAFFEWADEAYDIYTQLEHMPGIFRTGCLLGNILYLNEDPEDRAEGLELLQLSFQIGQKEGYPGTEDIAAFIKGELS; from the coding sequence ATGCAATATCATGAACTGGTATTTTCAGCAGCAGCAGCCACGCGCTTAAAAAAAGGCTATGGAAAGCTGCTGCATAAACTTAACCTGGGCAAAACTCTTGATGCTGCTTACCTCGCTGCGCTTACACTGGCTATGCGGGAGCAGTTGTATGCACAGAAAAAGCTCACTGCTTTTTGGCAGAAAGCAGCAGCTGCCCCGGAAAGCACGCATCATTTACACCTGGTACACCGGGATAAGGAATTACTGAACCTGCCATGGCAAATGGCGATCGACGGCGACAAACATCCCTCCGTATATATCAGCAAAGGATTTATTGCAGAACAACCATCTGCTGTTTATACTCCACAAGCAGGGCCACTGAAGATCCTGATAATGATCTCTTCGCCTGAAGACGAACAGGCATATAAGCGGCTGTCTTTCGAAAAAGAAGAAGAAGTATTACTGGAAGCTTTGAGGCCAATGTATGAAAGCGATCAGGTGGAGGTATCGTTCACCATCACGGGCAGTCTCGAGAGCCTCGAAGCAAGCCTGGCGAAAGAACATTTTCACTTGTTATACTTTAGCGGTCACGGCGGATATAAGCATAAGAAAGGTTACCTGCTGCTGGAAGAGGAGAAAACAATGAAAGGTATAGAGGTCTCCGCAGATCTTTTTGCGGCAGCAGTATGTAAGTACCCGTCACATATACCTGCACTGGTGATCCTGGCGAGTTGTCAATCCGCGGAAGGGGATGTGGAAGAAGGTTTTCCCGGCATTGCCGATGAATTAATGGCAGCAGGGGTACCTGCAGTAATAGCGATGGCATTCAGTATACCGGACGAGTATGTAACGATATTTGCCACACACCTGTTTGAGGCATTCGGTCAGCGGGAAACACTGCTGACTGCTTATGTAAAGGCGTTGCATGGACTGGAAAACGCGGAAGCCACTTATGCAATGGAAGAAGATTATAACCTGGCACCAACACAATGGCTGGTGCCGCAGTTGTACTTCAAAGAGCCCGTAGAACATATTGTGCAATGGACAGGCAGGAAAAAAAAGACACAAAAGAAACGGCTCAATGCAACAGGAGAATACCGCTTCATTGGCCGGCGGCGTGAGTTGAGTCGTTTGTTACCCTTCCTCTATGAGGGAAAGCCGGTATTACTGCTTGGCCAGGCAGGTGTAGGTAAAACAGCGCTGGCAGAAAAGGCAGTACAGCGTTTGCTGGCCGCAGATAGTAAGCGGGTACAATTTCGCTTTGAATCGCGGGACCTAAGTGCCGGGGCCATCAAAACCCATCTGGAAGCGTTTTTATCACACACAGGTGAATTGGAATATTTATTGGGAATAGTGCGCAAAAAGTTCCGGCCCCTGTGGGTAATAGATGATATGGATGTTATGCAGTCTGCTCCCGGAGGAGCCTTACGGGACAATACCTGGCTGAACTGGTTACAGCAGGAGGTAATACCCTATGATCCTGTATTATTCATCTCTCGTTACAATGTACCTGAACTCGCAAATGTGCAGGTTCTGGCAGTAAATGAAGCGTCATCCGGAGACCTGTTTACACATCTGATGCAGTTGGAAGCAGCAGCAATACTGATCACGCAACCGCATGCGGACCCCTTAGTGATCACAGAGATCGTATACAACGCATTGGGCGGTCATTATATGGCCTGGGCCTGTTTTAACCGGCTATACAGACAGGCCCCCGGCACTTTATGGAAAATAATTGAAAAGATCTGGAGTGCCAAAGACCCGTCAAACACAATGCACCTGTATAATAAAATAACGGAAAAAGTACAGGAGGAGATGGATAAGGAAGGCCGGTCTGTAAACCTTAACCAACCAGGTGCTTTGCTTGAAGAGGCCGATTGGCAAACCTTGCAGCTACTAGCTCATTTCCGCACACCGGTACCATTACAGGCACTGGAAATGCAACCAGTGACCATTGACTGGCAACCTGTTCTATCTAAGTTGCGTGGACTGTCTCTCGTGGAAGAACATCTGCAGGTAACACAACCGGCTTATGGTGTAACGCGATTGGTGAATGTATGGCTGCAACAACAAGAGCGGGGGGAAATCAGCTTTTCTGCTAAACAAGCCGGAGATTATTATTACGCAAGGGAGAAAGAAACGGAGGAACTGATTGATCTTATAGAAGCATTCTGGCATTACCTGCCGGAACAGCATGCGGAACGGATTAATGAAACGGGATTAAAGCTTGCGCGGGCATATTATGATAAAGGAACGTATGATCAGGCACTGCATTACGCATTGCATACCTTAACAACCTGCGGGGATAGTACTTACCCGGAAGTGTTGAACATTATCGCAGCGGTATACAGGCGCCAGGGAGCGTTGCCAGAAGCGATAAAATTCTGGACGGCCTTTTATGATGCCGCAATAAATACCGGGAACCGGGTACAGGAAGGGTTGGCCCTGAACAATCTTGCTGCACTATTGCACGAGCTGTCAGAAACAGAGGATGCCAAAACAATGATGGAGCGGTCACTGGCTATTGCACGGGAAACAAATGACCAGAGAGAAGTGGCATCCCGCCTGAACAGCCTGGGGAAAATAGTGGAAGGGCAACATGATCATGTACGTGCAAGGGCATTATATGAAGAGAGCCTGCAATTGTGGAAAGAAATGGATGATGTTGTGGGAGAAGCGCAAACGCTGATGAATCTGACAGATGCTTTCGCCCATACGGGAGAAGTAGAAAAGGCGCAGTTATCATTACGTTTTTGTATAACAATTTTCAAAGAGGCCGGAGAAATAGATTCGGAAGCAACAGCTTATGAGAAACTGGGCGAATTGCTCCTGGCCTGCGGAGAACAAGAAGAGGCATTGGACCTTCTGCATAAATCCCTGCAGTTATATAGCTCATTGCGTAGCCGCGGAGATCAATCCCGTGTATTAGACCTCATTGGACAGCTATATACAGGCATGTCTTATTTCGATCAAGCCCTTGCTTACTTAACAAAAAGCCTCGCTTTTGCGCGGCAACTGCAACAGAGATATACAGAGATCCCAATGCTGATACACCTGAGTAATCTATACCGGGTAAAAGGGGAACCGGACAAAGGCATTTCCTATGCAAAAGAGGCGATGATAATTTCCCGGGAAGAAGAAGACAAAGAAGCTGAGGCCGACTGTTTATTTCAACTGGGTTATCTATACTTAGAAAAGGGCGATAGGGAAAGGAGCGTCCGATATTTCAAACAAAGCAAAAAGCTAATGGAAACCTTTGGGACCGCTGCCCGCCAGGACCTGCTGGATGCCATAGCGCATCATATCTCGCCCCCCGAAGATTTTGCCACACGGTTATCGCTCCTGGAAAAGCAATTAGTGGATTGCCGTAAGCAGGGAAAAAAATTGTATGAAGCGGATATATTGTATCTAATGGCAGAGATCGCGCTGCAGGCGGAAAAAGGAGAAGCGTTTTTTGAATGGGCAGACGAGGCCTATGATATTTACACCCAATTGGAACATATGCCGGGTATTTTCCGGACAGGCTGTTTACTGGGGAACATCCTGTACCTCAACGAAGATCCGGAAGACCGGGCTGAAGGACTGGAACTATTACAACTAAGTTTCCAGATAGGCCAGAAAGAAGGATATCCCGGCACGGAGGACATCGCTGCATTTATCAAAGGAGAATTATCATAG
- a CDS encoding DUF3050 domain-containing protein — protein sequence MGIKQIEESIAAVRNRIVEHPLYGQLKTMEDVRLFMEHHVFAVWDFMSLLKGLQQELTCVTIPWVPKGSPDTRFLINEIVVGEESDVDASGRRFSHFELYLKAMEQAGADTTAIMQLVSGVRQGKAIKDLTTALPASVKGFLDFTFDVIATGKAHIMAAVFTYGREDLIPDMFYSLVKDLNEQFPGKLDIFVYYLERHIEVDGDHHSILAQQMVKELCGDDETKWEESAIFAMKALEWRNELWNGIVARQEILQ from the coding sequence ATGGGAATTAAACAGATCGAAGAAAGTATAGCAGCTGTAAGGAACCGTATTGTGGAACATCCCTTATACGGTCAGCTAAAAACCATGGAAGATGTACGGCTGTTCATGGAACATCATGTTTTTGCGGTATGGGACTTCATGAGCCTGTTGAAAGGATTACAGCAGGAACTTACCTGCGTAACAATTCCATGGGTTCCAAAGGGGTCGCCAGACACACGCTTCCTGATCAATGAGATTGTAGTGGGCGAAGAAAGTGATGTGGATGCTTCTGGCCGGCGATTCAGCCATTTTGAACTATACCTTAAGGCAATGGAGCAGGCAGGGGCAGATACTACCGCTATCATGCAACTTGTTTCAGGGGTACGGCAGGGCAAGGCTATCAAAGATCTCACAACAGCATTACCGGCTTCGGTTAAAGGATTCCTGGATTTTACTTTTGATGTGATCGCTACGGGCAAGGCCCATATCATGGCGGCTGTGTTCACTTACGGCCGGGAAGACCTTATTCCGGATATGTTCTATTCACTGGTAAAAGATCTGAATGAGCAGTTCCCGGGCAAGCTGGATATCTTTGTTTATTACCTGGAAAGGCATATTGAAGTGGATGGCGATCACCATAGTATCTTAGCGCAACAGATGGTAAAGGAATTATGTGGGGATGATGAAACGAAATGGGAGGAAAGTGCTATTTTTGCGATGAAGGCATTAGAGTGGCGGAATGAATTGTGGAATGGAATTGTAGCGCGTCAGGAAATTCTTCAATAA